Proteins encoded within one genomic window of Micromonospora halotolerans:
- the tsf gene encoding translation elongation factor Ts, which produces MSNFTAADVKKLRDLTGAGMMDSKKALTEAEGDFDKAIEILRVKGAKDVGKRAGRTAANGLIAHAGQALLELNCETDFVAKNDAFIALAQQLVEHGVASGATNAEELLASTIDGKSVADLIQEQSAKIGEKLVLNRFAKLDGTTAVYLHRKSQDLPPAVGVLVQYSGKADEAGDADARGVAMQIAAMRPKYLTRDEVPAETVESERRIAEQTAREENKPEAALPKIVEGRVNAFFKDFVLLEQASVADNKKTVKQLLADAGIEVTRFVRFEVGQA; this is translated from the coding sequence ATGTCCAACTTCACCGCCGCGGACGTCAAGAAGCTCCGCGACCTCACCGGCGCCGGCATGATGGACTCCAAGAAGGCGCTGACCGAGGCCGAGGGCGACTTCGACAAGGCCATCGAGATCCTGCGCGTCAAGGGCGCCAAGGACGTCGGCAAGCGGGCCGGTCGCACGGCCGCCAACGGCCTCATCGCCCACGCCGGCCAGGCGCTGCTCGAGCTCAACTGCGAGACCGACTTCGTCGCCAAGAACGACGCCTTCATCGCGCTGGCCCAGCAGCTGGTCGAGCACGGTGTGGCCAGCGGCGCGACCAACGCCGAGGAGCTGCTCGCCAGCACCATCGACGGCAAGAGCGTGGCCGACCTGATCCAGGAGCAGTCCGCCAAGATCGGCGAGAAGCTGGTGCTCAACCGCTTCGCCAAGCTCGACGGCACCACCGCGGTCTACCTGCACCGCAAGAGCCAGGACCTGCCCCCGGCGGTCGGCGTGCTGGTGCAGTACTCCGGCAAGGCTGACGAGGCCGGCGACGCGGACGCCCGCGGCGTGGCCATGCAGATCGCCGCCATGCGGCCGAAGTACCTGACCCGCGACGAGGTCCCGGCCGAGACCGTCGAGTCCGAGCGGCGCATCGCCGAGCAGACCGCCCGCGAGGAGAACAAGCCCGAGGCGGCGCTGCCGAAGATCGTCGAGGGCCGGGTCAACGCCTTCTTCAAGGACTTCGTCCTGCTGGAGCAGGCCTCGGTCGCCGACAACAAGAAGACGGTGAAGCAGCTGCTGGCCGACGCCGGCATCGAGGTGACCCGCTTCGTGCGGTTCGAGGTCGGTCAGGCCTGA
- the rpsB gene encoding 30S ribosomal protein S2, which produces MAVVTMRQLLESGVHFGHQTRRWNPKMKRFIFTERNGIYIIDLRQTLDYIEKAYEFVRTTVAGGGSILFVGTKKQAQEAIAEQATRVGQPYVNHRWLGGMLTNFQTVYKRLQRMKELEALGDLSGTAAGYTKKETLQLSREKVKLTKTLGGLRDMQKLPAAVWIVDTKKEHIAVDEARKLGIPVIAVLDTNCDPDEVDFPIPGNDDAIRSAELLTKVVAAAVADGLIARSGRGRGGDEKPEPGQVGADEPLAEWERELLEEPKKADEQPATAEQPAPAAEQPATAEQPATAAAE; this is translated from the coding sequence ATGGCCGTCGTGACCATGCGTCAGCTGCTGGAGAGCGGTGTCCACTTCGGGCACCAGACCCGGCGCTGGAACCCGAAGATGAAGCGCTTCATCTTCACCGAGCGCAACGGTATCTACATCATCGACCTGCGCCAGACCCTCGACTACATCGAGAAGGCGTACGAGTTCGTGCGCACCACGGTGGCCGGGGGCGGCAGCATCCTCTTCGTCGGCACCAAGAAGCAGGCCCAGGAGGCCATCGCCGAGCAGGCGACCCGGGTCGGCCAGCCGTACGTGAACCACCGCTGGCTCGGCGGCATGCTGACCAACTTCCAGACGGTGTACAAGCGGCTGCAGCGGATGAAGGAGCTGGAGGCCCTGGGTGACCTGAGCGGCACCGCCGCCGGTTACACCAAGAAGGAGACCCTGCAGCTCTCCCGCGAGAAGGTGAAGCTGACCAAGACCCTCGGTGGCCTCCGCGACATGCAGAAGCTCCCGGCCGCGGTCTGGATCGTCGACACCAAGAAGGAGCACATCGCCGTCGACGAGGCCCGCAAGCTGGGCATCCCGGTGATCGCCGTGCTCGACACCAACTGCGACCCGGACGAGGTCGACTTCCCGATCCCGGGCAACGACGACGCGATCCGCTCGGCCGAGCTGCTGACCAAGGTCGTCGCCGCCGCCGTGGCCGACGGTCTGATCGCCCGCTCCGGCCGTGGCCGTGGCGGCGACGAGAAGCCGGAGCCGGGCCAGGTCGGCGCCGACGAGCCGCTGGCCGAGTGGGAGCGCGAGCTGCTCGAGGAGCCGAAGAAGGCCGACGAGCAGCCCGCCACCGCCGAGCAGCCGGCGCCCGCCGCCGAGCAGCCCGCGACCGCCGAGCAGCCGGCGACCGCCGCCGCGGAGTGA